In Chrysiogenes arsenatis DSM 11915, the following proteins share a genomic window:
- a CDS encoding DNA ligase codes for MRIFTALLLVLLCISTLYAAPRELMLAKAWQPNINPTGWWMSEKFDGVRGYWDGERMWSRQGNRINIPDTLRRQLPPFATDGELWAGRNAFEQTNQIVRRDSSDESWQKISYLIFDAPNIDAPFEERIAALQAWYRVPQPSQVRIVEHTLCTSATHLRQTLRIFEAKGAEGLMLRAPRSAYHAGRSDALLKVKSYSDAEGVVIGYRPGKGKYIGMTGALVVRLADGNELALGSGLTDAERKNPPAIGTLVTFKYRGYTNTGKPRFATFWRVRE; via the coding sequence ATGAGAATCTTTACGGCACTGCTGCTTGTTTTGCTTTGTATCTCCACCCTCTATGCCGCCCCCCGCGAGCTAATGCTTGCTAAAGCTTGGCAGCCCAACATCAACCCTACCGGCTGGTGGATGAGCGAAAAATTCGACGGAGTGCGTGGCTATTGGGATGGGGAGCGGATGTGGAGCCGTCAAGGCAACCGTATCAATATTCCCGACACACTGCGTCGGCAACTCCCACCCTTTGCGACGGATGGCGAACTGTGGGCCGGTCGCAACGCCTTTGAACAGACGAACCAGATTGTCCGACGCGATAGCTCCGATGAAAGCTGGCAAAAGATTTCGTACCTGATTTTTGACGCTCCCAATATCGATGCACCGTTCGAAGAGCGCATAGCTGCACTGCAAGCGTGGTACCGCGTGCCGCAACCGTCGCAGGTGCGCATTGTAGAACACACTCTCTGCACCAGCGCCACCCACCTGCGCCAGACATTGCGGATTTTTGAAGCGAAAGGTGCCGAAGGGCTGATGCTCCGCGCCCCGCGCTCAGCGTATCATGCAGGACGCAGTGACGCGCTCTTAAAAGTCAAATCATATTCCGATGCCGAAGGGGTAGTGATTGGCTATCGCCCCGGCAAAGGGAAATACATAGGCATGACCGGAGCACTGGTTGTCCGACTTGCCGACGGCAACGAGCTCGCCCTTGGTTCGGGCCTAACCGACGCAGAGCGGAAAAACCCGCCAGCAATTGGCACGCTGGTGACATTCAAATATCGTGGCTATACCAATACCGGAAAACCCCGTTTTGCGACGTTCTGGCGTGTGCGGGAATAA
- a CDS encoding mannose-1-phosphate guanylyltransferase/mannose-6-phosphate isomerase, with amino-acid sequence MINLILCGGSGTRLWPLSRTMLPKQFVKIFGGQSLFQQTVLRNQAVCDDFFVISNIDQYFLAVDQILETGSTKARFLLEPIGRNTAPAIALACLALAPETIVLVTPSDHCIKDEVAYTKAVKQATRLAQTGKLVTFGIQPTYPETGFGYIEADGERVLSFKEKPDLATATQYLEQGNFYWNSGMFCFQAGVFLTELEKHAPEIYHASLAAYGAAQTDHNETRIPLDAMQNIPSQSIDYAVMEQSIEVAVVPCSIGWSDLGSFDALYEETKKPNNANAVLAGECHAPQPLCIGSQNNLVVTGNRQVALIDVEDLLVVDTSDALLIARKGSSQEVKQVVNALKEQHPELTEIHRLAHRPWGTYEVLVASEQYKVKRIVVKPGAKLSLQKHFHRNEHWIIVSGTATVTVGERTFLVRPNESTYIQMGEVHRLENQGKIDLVMVEVQVGEYTGEDDIVRIVDEYKR; translated from the coding sequence ATGATTAATCTCATTCTCTGCGGCGGCTCTGGCACACGTTTATGGCCACTCAGCCGCACCATGCTCCCCAAACAATTCGTAAAAATCTTCGGCGGTCAATCGCTCTTTCAGCAAACGGTTCTGCGCAATCAAGCTGTCTGCGATGATTTCTTTGTTATTTCCAATATTGATCAATACTTTTTGGCCGTTGACCAGATACTCGAAACTGGTTCCACAAAAGCAAGATTCCTGCTCGAACCAATTGGCCGCAACACCGCCCCCGCCATTGCACTCGCCTGTTTGGCGCTGGCACCGGAAACTATCGTCCTTGTCACCCCCTCAGATCACTGCATTAAAGACGAAGTGGCCTACACAAAAGCAGTGAAACAGGCAACCCGGCTGGCGCAAACTGGTAAGCTGGTTACTTTTGGCATTCAGCCCACCTACCCCGAAACTGGCTTTGGCTACATCGAAGCAGATGGCGAGCGGGTACTTTCATTCAAAGAAAAACCTGATCTGGCTACCGCCACGCAATACCTCGAGCAAGGGAATTTTTACTGGAACAGTGGCATGTTCTGCTTTCAGGCTGGAGTGTTTCTGACAGAGCTCGAAAAACACGCTCCGGAAATTTATCACGCTTCGCTTGCAGCGTATGGTGCCGCTCAGACAGATCACAACGAAACCCGCATACCGCTCGATGCCATGCAAAATATCCCGTCACAAAGCATCGACTATGCCGTGATGGAACAATCCATCGAAGTTGCCGTCGTTCCATGCTCCATAGGCTGGTCTGACCTTGGGAGCTTTGACGCCCTCTATGAAGAGACAAAAAAGCCAAACAATGCCAACGCCGTGCTCGCCGGTGAGTGCCACGCGCCGCAACCACTCTGCATTGGATCGCAAAATAATCTTGTGGTGACGGGAAACCGTCAGGTGGCTTTGATTGATGTTGAAGATCTTTTAGTCGTTGATACCAGCGACGCCCTACTGATCGCCCGTAAGGGGAGTTCGCAGGAAGTGAAGCAGGTGGTCAATGCCCTGAAAGAACAGCACCCAGAGCTCACCGAAATCCATCGCTTGGCGCATCGTCCGTGGGGAACGTATGAAGTGCTGGTTGCTTCGGAACAATATAAGGTGAAGCGGATTGTGGTGAAACCGGGAGCAAAACTTTCTTTGCAGAAACATTTTCACCGTAATGAACACTGGATCATTGTCAGCGGCACGGCCACCGTAACTGTCGGCGAGCGAACCTTTCTGGTGCGCCCGAACGAATCAACCTACATCCAGATGGGCGAAGTGCACCGCCTTGAAAACCAAGGGAAAATTGACCTTGTCATGGTTGAAGTGCAGGTCGGGGAATATACGGGCGAAGATGATATTGTGAGAATAGTGGATGAATATAAGCGGTAA
- a CDS encoding nucleotidyltransferase family protein yields MKRQEVINFLVQQKSHLKNTFGVNKIGLFGSFAREEQGDTSDIDIVVEIQSKNKFRSFFSLKYYLEEQLGRSVDLGIEGSLKPMVKKSIEKEVIYV; encoded by the coding sequence ATGAAACGGCAAGAAGTTATTAATTTCCTTGTACAGCAGAAAAGCCATTTAAAAAACACTTTTGGTGTGAATAAAATCGGTCTCTTTGGGAGTTTTGCCAGAGAGGAGCAGGGCGATACCAGTGACATTGATATCGTTGTCGAGATACAAAGCAAAAACAAATTCCGAAGTTTCTTTTCACTCAAGTATTACTTAGAGGAACAGCTTGGACGCTCCGTTGATCTTGGTATTGAGGGGTCACTCAAGCCAATGGTAAAAAAGTCTATCGAAAAAGAAGTAATTTATGTCTAA
- a CDS encoding HepT-like ribonuclease domain-containing protein, with translation MSKRSLELYRQDILESTKAIQEFVHGMTLQSFETDRKTYSATLREYTVIGEAISKLISQLEAQAPNYPWRMVKDFRNMIVHEYFGVDPEIVWDLTNLELPELKNQIEKIILTSPLSCFKAYDIRGKVPDELNTDLAYAIGRAVVAELGAKRVVVGYDIRLESPALAQSLTAGLTDSGADVIDIGLCGTEEVYFATTHYQVDGGIMITASHNPKGYNGMKLVAAGSRPISNDSGLLAIKARVQAGDFLPVIAKGAAHLKTDKSAYIAHLLTYVDRSKLKPLRIVMNPGNGSAGALIHQLATHLPFTIIPIHDTPDGNFPHGVPNPLLPENRAATAEAVVTHNADFGIAWDGDFDRCFLFDETGAFIEGYYLVGLLAETLLASHPGAKIIHDPRLTWNTIEQVAQAGGVPVQSKTGHAFIKERMRLEDAVYGGEMSAHHYFKTFAYCDSGMIPWLLITQLMSDKDKRLSQLVATRMAAYPCSGEINYTVQDIPTVLERILAHFSSQNPTINRTDGISLEFANWRMNLRASNTEPLLRLNVESRGNQALVWDKVREIEALIKTE, from the coding sequence ATGTCTAAGCGAAGCCTAGAACTCTACCGACAGGATATTCTAGAGTCGACTAAAGCGATACAGGAGTTTGTTCATGGCATGACACTGCAAAGTTTTGAGACAGACCGCAAAACATACAGCGCCACACTCCGTGAATATACTGTTATTGGCGAAGCTATCTCCAAGCTCATATCTCAGCTGGAGGCACAAGCGCCTAACTACCCCTGGCGCATGGTAAAGGACTTTCGCAATATGATAGTTCATGAGTACTTTGGTGTTGATCCCGAAATCGTCTGGGATTTAACAAACTTGGAACTCCCAGAGCTGAAAAACCAAATAGAAAAAATCATCCTCACCTCGCCTCTCTCCTGCTTCAAAGCCTATGACATTCGCGGCAAAGTACCCGATGAACTGAATACCGACCTTGCCTATGCCATTGGTCGCGCCGTTGTGGCTGAACTCGGTGCGAAGCGTGTCGTTGTCGGCTATGACATCCGGCTCGAAAGCCCAGCGCTGGCGCAAAGCCTCACCGCCGGACTGACCGATAGTGGCGCAGATGTAATCGATATTGGCCTGTGCGGCACCGAAGAGGTCTACTTCGCCACCACGCACTACCAGGTCGATGGTGGCATTATGATTACCGCCAGCCATAACCCCAAAGGGTACAACGGCATGAAGCTTGTCGCCGCCGGATCGCGTCCGATTTCCAACGATAGCGGACTGCTGGCCATTAAGGCGCGAGTACAGGCGGGTGATTTCCTCCCAGTAATCGCCAAAGGTGCAGCACATCTCAAAACCGATAAATCGGCCTACATTGCTCACCTTTTGACCTACGTCGACCGCTCCAAACTCAAACCACTACGCATTGTGATGAACCCCGGCAACGGCTCCGCAGGGGCTCTGATCCATCAACTCGCCACCCATTTGCCATTTACCATCATTCCCATTCACGATACACCCGACGGCAACTTCCCTCACGGCGTACCCAACCCGCTACTCCCCGAAAACCGTGCCGCCACCGCCGAAGCAGTTGTAACCCATAACGCCGACTTTGGCATAGCATGGGATGGCGATTTTGACCGCTGCTTCTTGTTCGACGAAACCGGAGCGTTTATCGAAGGATACTACCTCGTTGGCCTGCTAGCCGAAACACTCCTCGCATCACACCCCGGAGCCAAAATCATCCACGATCCACGCCTGACATGGAATACGATTGAGCAAGTGGCACAAGCTGGTGGCGTTCCAGTGCAAAGCAAAACCGGACACGCTTTCATCAAAGAACGAATGCGGCTCGAAGACGCCGTGTATGGCGGCGAAATGTCGGCTCATCATTACTTTAAAACCTTTGCCTACTGCGATTCGGGAATGATACCGTGGCTTTTAATCACCCAACTTATGAGCGATAAAGACAAGCGGCTTTCCCAACTCGTCGCCACGCGGATGGCCGCATATCCCTGCAGCGGTGAAATCAACTACACCGTGCAGGATATCCCCACCGTACTGGAGCGAATTCTTGCTCATTTCAGCAGCCAGAACCCAACCATCAACCGTACCGATGGCATTAGCCTAGAGTTTGCAAACTGGCGTATGAATCTACGTGCCTCCAACACCGAGCCACTTTTGCGATTGAATGTGGAGAGTCGTGGCAATCAGGCGTTAGTGTGGGACAAGGTGCGGGAAATTGAGGCGCTGATTAAAACGGAGTAA
- the gmd gene encoding GDP-mannose 4,6-dehydratase has translation MTQQKVALITGITGQDGSYLAEFLLKKGYIVHGIKRRTSLFNTDRIDHLYQDPHVENRNFILHYGDMTDSMNLTRIIQETQPDEIYNLAAMSHVHVSFETPEYVANADGTGTLRILEAVKLLGLTQKTKIYQASTSELYGKVQETPQSETTPFYPRSPYAVAKMYAYWITVNYREAYNMFACNGILFNHESPVRGETFVTRKITRAASKIALGLQDKLYLGNLDAKRDWGHAKDYVKMMWMILQHHTAEDWVIATGQTTTVRDFVKMSFAYAGITLRFEGTGVNEKGIIASIDENRYRSLIQNSPLNIQNCIGSTVVEVDAKYFRPTEVDLLLGDPTKAEQKLGWKREFNLQNLVDDMMQSDLKLMTKDVYLKEGGYKTMSYYE, from the coding sequence ATGACCCAACAAAAAGTCGCCCTCATCACCGGAATCACCGGCCAAGACGGATCATACCTCGCCGAATTCCTCCTCAAAAAAGGATACATCGTCCACGGCATCAAACGCCGCACATCGCTTTTTAACACCGACCGCATCGACCACCTCTACCAAGACCCACACGTGGAAAACCGCAACTTCATCCTCCACTACGGCGACATGACCGACTCCATGAATCTCACGCGGATCATCCAAGAAACCCAGCCCGACGAAATCTACAACCTCGCCGCCATGAGCCACGTTCACGTCAGCTTCGAAACCCCCGAATACGTCGCCAACGCGGACGGCACTGGCACCCTACGGATCCTGGAAGCCGTCAAACTCCTCGGCCTCACCCAAAAAACCAAAATCTACCAAGCCTCAACCTCCGAACTCTACGGCAAAGTCCAAGAAACCCCACAAAGCGAAACCACCCCATTCTACCCCCGCTCCCCCTACGCCGTCGCCAAAATGTACGCCTACTGGATCACCGTCAACTACCGCGAAGCATATAACATGTTTGCCTGCAACGGCATCCTCTTTAACCACGAAAGCCCCGTGCGCGGCGAAACCTTTGTTACCCGCAAAATTACCCGCGCCGCATCGAAAATAGCCCTCGGATTACAAGATAAGCTCTACCTTGGCAACCTCGACGCGAAACGGGACTGGGGACACGCCAAAGACTACGTCAAAATGATGTGGATGATCCTGCAACACCACACCGCCGAAGACTGGGTTATCGCTACCGGGCAGACAACCACCGTAAGAGATTTTGTAAAAATGAGTTTTGCTTATGCTGGTATCACACTTCGATTTGAAGGCACAGGGGTAAATGAAAAAGGAATCATCGCCAGCATTGACGAAAATCGATACCGCTCCCTCATTCAAAATTCACCATTAAATATTCAAAATTGCATCGGTTCGACAGTAGTCGAAGTAGATGCTAAATACTTCCGCCCCACCGAAGTCGACCTCCTGCTCGGCGACCCCACCAAAGCTGAACAAAAACTCGGCTGGAAACGGGAATTCAACCTGCAAAACCTCGTTGACGACATGATGCAAAGCGACCTAAAACTCATGACCAAAGACGTCTATCTCAAGGAAGGCGGCTACAAAACTATGAGTTATTACGAGTAA
- the mntA gene encoding type VII toxin-antitoxin system MntA family adenylyltransferase antitoxin: MTQQQLLQTLRHAQKELQANFGIEKIALFGSYARNQAQEDSDIDIAILQTQKKDYFSRLKAIHYLEKLLNKKVDMGYLDTMRTVIRQQVEKEMIHVE, encoded by the coding sequence ATGACACAACAACAACTATTACAAACACTACGACACGCTCAAAAAGAACTTCAAGCGAACTTCGGCATCGAAAAAATCGCTCTCTTCGGTAGCTATGCACGTAATCAAGCACAGGAAGACAGTGATATAGATATCGCCATCCTTCAAACACAAAAGAAAGACTACTTTTCCCGCTTAAAAGCCATCCATTATCTTGAAAAGCTGTTGAATAAAAAAGTAGATATGGGGTATCTCGACACCATGCGAACCGTTATCCGCCAACAAGTAGAAAAAGAGATGATACATGTCGAGTAG
- a CDS encoding HepT-like ribonuclease domain-containing protein, with protein sequence MSSRNADLFLFDVYIAIVKIQHYVSDFADAESLKNDCKTWDATIREFEIIGESTKNLIKLGILDETHRDIVDFRNVLIHAYFAIDEHEVWGIIQTFLEGFKQEISTIIHHYEPLQKKQLIHLLILENQHIGFLVQSLQELQNGK encoded by the coding sequence ATGTCGAGTAGAAATGCCGACCTATTTCTATTTGACGTATACATCGCAATCGTAAAAATTCAGCACTATGTCAGCGATTTTGCAGATGCAGAGAGTTTAAAAAATGACTGCAAAACATGGGACGCTACCATCAGAGAATTCGAAATAATCGGCGAAAGCACGAAAAACCTTATCAAACTGGGCATACTCGACGAAACACATCGCGATATAGTAGACTTTCGCAACGTACTCATTCATGCTTACTTTGCAATAGACGAACATGAAGTATGGGGAATAATCCAAACCTTTTTAGAAGGATTTAAACAAGAAATATCCACGATAATACACCACTATGAACCGCTGCAAAAAAAGCAACTTATTCATCTCCTCATACTAGAAAATCAACATATCGGTTTCCTGGTGCAAAGCCTACAGGAACTACAAAATGGAAAATAA
- the fcl gene encoding GDP-L-fucose synthase — translation MENKTIYIAGHQGMVGSALERQLRQNPSNHIITTTKSQLDLTDQAAVNQFFQQHRIDQVYLAAAKVGGIHANNTYPAEFIYQNLMIQTNIIHAAHQNGVQKLLFLGSSCIYPKHAPQPMQEEHLLTGHLEATNEPYAIAKIAGIKLCESYNRQYGRDYRSVMPTNLYGPGDNYHPENSHVIPALIRRFHEAKINNTPAIQAWGTGTPKREFLYADDMAEASIHVMNLDPEIYAQHTQPMCSHINVGSGTDITIKELTHTIAAVIGYHGTIEWDTAKPDGTPRKLMNVSRLAKLGWQATTPLEEGIKKAYQAYLEKN, via the coding sequence ATGGAAAATAAAACCATCTACATTGCCGGACACCAAGGGATGGTCGGCAGTGCGCTCGAACGGCAACTCCGCCAAAACCCCAGCAACCACATTATAACCACCACCAAAAGCCAGCTTGACCTTACCGACCAAGCCGCCGTCAACCAGTTTTTTCAACAACACCGCATCGACCAAGTCTACCTCGCCGCCGCTAAAGTCGGTGGCATCCATGCAAATAACACTTACCCTGCCGAATTCATCTACCAAAACCTGATGATACAAACCAACATCATCCACGCCGCCCACCAAAACGGCGTACAAAAACTCCTCTTCCTCGGCTCAAGCTGCATTTACCCCAAACACGCCCCACAGCCGATGCAAGAAGAACACCTTCTTACCGGCCACCTCGAAGCTACCAACGAACCCTACGCCATCGCCAAAATCGCTGGCATTAAACTCTGCGAAAGCTACAACCGCCAATACGGACGCGACTACCGCTCCGTTATGCCCACCAACCTCTACGGCCCCGGCGACAACTATCATCCAGAAAACAGCCACGTCATCCCCGCCCTCATTCGCCGTTTTCATGAAGCAAAAATCAACAACACCCCAGCCATCCAAGCATGGGGCACCGGCACACCAAAACGCGAATTCCTCTACGCCGACGACATGGCCGAAGCCTCCATCCACGTCATGAACCTAGACCCTGAAATATACGCCCAGCACACCCAGCCCATGTGCTCACACATCAACGTAGGCAGCGGCACCGACATCACCATCAAAGAACTCACCCACACCATCGCCGCAGTCATCGGATACCACGGCACCATAGAATGGGACACCGCCAAACCAGACGGCACCCCCCGCAAACTCATGAACGTAAGCCGACTTGCTAAACTTGGCTGGCAAGCCACCACGCCGCTTGAAGAAGGAATCAAAAAAGCATACCAAGCATATTTAGAGAAAAATTAA
- the metK gene encoding methionine adenosyltransferase: MTRLTTFTSESVSEGHPDKMADQISDAILDAILAEDPKARVACETLVKTGLVMLAGEITTSAWIDAEAIVRDVVTKIGYDNSNLGFDGHTCSVLTAIGKQSPDIAMGVNEAENHEQGAGDQGLMFGYATNETDVLMPAPITLAHRLVKRQSDMRKKKILPWLRPDAKSQVTLRYENDRPIAIDAIVLSTQHDPHIATQDLWEAVMEEIIKPVLPTEWLHKGTKYHINPTGNFVIGGPVGDCGLTGRKIIVDTYGGYARHGGGAFSGKDASKVDRSAAYAGRYVAKNIVAAGLAEKCEIQISYAIGVAEPTNIAVNTFGTGTISDDKIEALIARHFDLRPKGLINMLGLLKPIYQQTAAYGHFGRNDIDLPWEKTDKAEMLKNDAK; the protein is encoded by the coding sequence ATGACTCGCCTTACCACCTTCACATCCGAATCCGTATCCGAAGGCCACCCAGACAAAATGGCCGACCAAATCTCCGACGCCATCCTTGATGCCATCCTCGCCGAAGACCCCAAAGCTCGCGTCGCCTGCGAAACCCTCGTCAAAACCGGCCTCGTCATGCTCGCCGGCGAAATCACCACCAGCGCATGGATCGACGCCGAAGCCATCGTCCGCGACGTCGTCACAAAAATTGGCTACGACAACAGCAACCTCGGTTTCGACGGCCACACTTGCAGCGTACTGACCGCCATCGGCAAACAATCCCCCGACATTGCTATGGGCGTCAACGAAGCCGAAAACCACGAACAAGGCGCTGGCGACCAAGGACTCATGTTCGGCTACGCCACCAACGAAACCGACGTCCTCATGCCCGCCCCCATCACACTCGCACACCGCCTTGTCAAGCGCCAAAGCGACATGCGCAAAAAGAAAATCCTCCCTTGGCTCCGCCCCGACGCCAAAAGCCAAGTCACCCTACGCTACGAAAACGACCGCCCCATTGCCATAGACGCCATCGTCCTCTCCACCCAACACGACCCCCATATCGCCACTCAAGACCTGTGGGAAGCCGTAATGGAAGAAATCATCAAACCCGTACTCCCCACCGAATGGCTCCATAAAGGAACCAAATACCACATCAACCCCACCGGCAACTTCGTCATCGGCGGCCCCGTAGGCGACTGCGGCCTCACCGGACGTAAAATCATCGTCGACACCTACGGTGGATACGCCCGCCACGGCGGAGGAGCCTTCTCCGGCAAAGACGCATCAAAAGTCGACCGCTCAGCCGCCTACGCCGGACGCTACGTCGCCAAAAACATCGTCGCCGCCGGACTCGCCGAAAAATGCGAAATCCAAATCTCCTACGCCATCGGCGTCGCCGAACCCACCAACATCGCCGTCAACACCTTCGGCACCGGCACCATCAGCGACGACAAAATCGAAGCCTTGATCGCCAGACACTTCGACCTCCGCCCTAAAGGACTCATCAACATGCTCGGCCTCCTCAAACCCATCTACCAACAAACCGCCGCTTACGGCCACTTCGGCCGTAACGACATCGATCTACCATGGGAAAAAACCGACAAAGCAGAAATGCTAAAAAACGACGCGAAGTAG
- the ahcY gene encoding adenosylhomocysteinase, protein MTTLIQDYKVSDITLAAYGRREIRIAETEMPALMTIREKYRAAQPLKGAHIIGCIHMTIQTAVLIETLIALGATVRWSSCNIFSTQDHAAAAIAEAGIPVFAWKGETEEEYWWCIEQTINTPNNNWQPNMLLDDGGDLTALMHDKYPHLLANIHGVSEETTTGVHRLLEMLQQGTLKIPAINVNDSVTKSKNDNKYGCRHSLNDAIKRATDHLLSGKQALVIGYGDVGKGSAASLRQEGMIVKVTEIDPICAMQACMDGYEVVSPYKNGINTGTAASIDANLLSKVDLVVTTTGNLNVCDAHMLNQLKNGAVVCNIGHFDNEIDTAYMRQNWAWEEVKPQVHKVYRDTPAGQTPNPASTNYLLLLSEGRLVNLGNATGHPSRIMDGSFANQVLAQIHLYQTQFATLAPEQKPHAITLQVLPKQLDEEVARYMVEGFGGVITQMTPNQAKYLGVAIEGPFKPESYRY, encoded by the coding sequence ATGACAACACTCATCCAAGATTACAAAGTATCCGACATCACCCTCGCAGCCTACGGCCGCCGCGAAATCCGCATCGCCGAAACCGAAATGCCAGCCCTCATGACCATCCGCGAAAAATACCGCGCCGCACAACCCCTCAAAGGTGCCCACATTATCGGCTGCATCCACATGACCATCCAAACCGCCGTGCTCATCGAAACCCTCATCGCCCTCGGCGCTACCGTCCGCTGGAGCTCGTGTAACATCTTCTCTACCCAAGACCACGCCGCCGCCGCCATCGCCGAAGCTGGCATCCCTGTGTTCGCCTGGAAAGGGGAAACCGAAGAAGAATACTGGTGGTGCATTGAACAAACCATCAACACCCCCAACAACAACTGGCAGCCCAATATGCTTCTTGACGACGGCGGCGACCTAACTGCCCTGATGCATGACAAATACCCACATCTGCTCGCCAACATCCACGGCGTGTCCGAAGAAACCACCACCGGTGTCCACCGCCTACTCGAAATGCTTCAACAAGGAACCCTGAAAATCCCCGCCATCAACGTGAACGACAGCGTAACCAAAAGCAAAAATGACAACAAATACGGCTGCCGCCACAGCCTAAACGATGCCATAAAACGAGCCACCGACCACCTCCTCTCCGGCAAGCAAGCCCTTGTAATAGGCTACGGAGACGTCGGCAAAGGCTCAGCCGCCAGCCTACGCCAAGAAGGGATGATCGTAAAAGTCACCGAAATCGACCCCATCTGCGCCATGCAAGCCTGCATGGACGGATACGAAGTCGTATCCCCCTACAAAAACGGCATCAACACCGGCACCGCAGCCAGCATCGACGCCAATCTCCTCTCCAAAGTCGACCTTGTCGTCACCACCACCGGCAACCTGAACGTCTGCGACGCCCATATGCTTAACCAACTCAAAAACGGCGCCGTCGTCTGCAACATCGGCCATTTCGACAACGAAATCGACACCGCCTACATGCGCCAAAACTGGGCATGGGAAGAAGTCAAACCGCAAGTCCACAAAGTCTACCGCGACACTCCCGCAGGACAAACCCCAAATCCCGCCAGCACCAACTACCTCCTCCTCCTCTCCGAAGGAAGACTCGTAAATCTAGGCAACGCCACCGGCCACCCCAGCCGCATTATGGACGGATCATTCGCCAACCAAGTACTCGCACAAATCCACCTGTACCAAACACAATTTGCCACACTCGCACCAGAACAAAAACCACACGCCATCACCCTGCAAGTACTCCCAAAACAACTTGACGAAGAAGTCGCCCGCTATATGGTAGAAGGCTTTGGCGGTGTCATCACCCAAATGACCCCCAACCAGGCCAAATACCTAGGCGTAGCCATCGAAGGGCCGTTTAAACCAGAATCGTACCGATATTAA
- the rfbF gene encoding glucose-1-phosphate cytidylyltransferase, whose protein sequence is MKALILAGGFGTRLSEETDIRPKPMIQIGGQPILWHIMKIYSHHGINDFVILLGYKGYYIKEYFAHYFLHRSDITIDFRNGNERVIHKHSAEPWRITLVDTGAETMTGGRVKRAQEYVGNEPFLLTYGDGVSDINIQALIDFHKKQQTYATLTAVQPSGRFGALALSEEDKVQAFQEKPRGDGSWINGGFFVCQPEVFQYITKGDQTIFERDPLENLAKEGQLSAYKHDGFWQPMDTLRDKVQLEEMWQSGNAPWKVWG, encoded by the coding sequence ATGAAAGCACTTATCCTTGCCGGTGGATTTGGCACACGCTTGAGCGAAGAAACCGATATCCGCCCTAAACCCATGATTCAAATTGGTGGCCAGCCCATATTATGGCATATCATGAAAATCTACTCACATCATGGCATAAACGACTTTGTTATTCTGCTCGGGTATAAAGGCTACTATATTAAGGAATACTTTGCTCACTACTTCTTGCACCGTTCTGATATCACGATTGATTTCCGAAATGGCAACGAGCGCGTTATCCATAAGCATAGCGCCGAACCGTGGCGCATTACGCTTGTCGACACCGGAGCAGAAACCATGACCGGTGGCCGTGTAAAACGGGCACAGGAATACGTCGGCAATGAGCCATTCTTACTCACGTACGGCGATGGCGTATCCGACATCAATATACAAGCACTTATTGATTTTCACAAAAAGCAACAAACCTACGCAACCCTTACCGCTGTGCAACCCAGTGGCCGCTTCGGCGCGTTAGCACTTTCAGAAGAGGATAAAGTTCAAGCATTCCAGGAGAAACCCAGAGGAGATGGATCTTGGATAAACGGCGGATTTTTTGTCTGCCAACCAGAAGTATTCCAATACATCACCAAAGGCGACCAAACTATTTTTGAACGCGACCCGCTTGAAAATCTTGCCAAAGAGGGACAATTGAGTGCCTACAAACACGATGGTTTCTGGCAGCCAATGGACACTCTGCGCGATAAAGTGCAACTGGAGGAAATGTGGCAAAGCGGCAATGCTCCGTGGAAGGTATGGGGATGA